The following coding sequences lie in one Aricia agestis chromosome 10, ilAriAges1.1, whole genome shotgun sequence genomic window:
- the LOC121731177 gene encoding uncharacterized protein LOC121731177, whose product MNTFYLQRRGSLSENIVKHTEPKPSRSAPVTPCDSANPWSNPEDDKAYYSDKGYSRSDKYEVQEYTRSDKASYEASVEGVWWWRRPLGVRHSACRSCGASSSTRPLQLASPPATYDYDQRPISSGDRPLNFIRQLFL is encoded by the coding sequence ATGAACACCTTCTATTTACAGCGACGCGGCTCACTCTCAGAAAACATTGTAAAGCACACCGAACCGAAACCCAGCAGAAGTGCACCCGTCACCCCCTGCGACAGCGCCAACCCCTGGTCCAACCCGGAAGACGACAAGGCATACTATTCTGACAAAGGCTACTCGCGATCTGACAAATACGAGGTACAGGAATACACGCGGTCAGACAAAGCGAGTTACGAGGCGTCAGTCGAGGGGGTTTGGTGGTGGCGTCGACCCCTGGGGGTGAGGCACTCCGCGTGCCGCTCGTGCGGGGCGTCATCTTCTACGAGACCGCTGCAGCTGGCTTCGCCCCCGGCCACTTATGACTACGACCAGCGCCCCATCTCCTCCGGCGACCGCCCCCTTAACTTTATTAGGCAGTTgtttctgtaa